CGCGGGAAGAGTCAGCCGTGTGCATCAGTTTTTCCTTGACGGGGGGCGTTCCGGCGCGGCGGGCCGGGGGCAAGGGACCGGCACGGTGCCGGTCCCTTGCCTGTTGGCTGCAGCGGCCATCCGCACGGCAAGGGAGAGAGGAGGAGCCGGGGATGTCCGGTGCGGCCGGGGAGTCCGGCTACAGGCAGGGTCCCTGCAGATAGAGCTCCACCGGCTCGCGCACATTGAGGGTCTCGACCTTGGTCATCCTGCCGGAGGCGATGTCGCAGATGTGGCGGATGAGCTTTTCCCCGGTCTCCTCGATGCCGGCCTTTTCCGAGATGACGACGCCGGAGTTGAAATCGATCTCCAGCCTGCCGCGTTCATAGGCGCGGGGATTGCCCGTGGCGAAAAGGATGGGGGCCACCACGCCGGTATCGGCCACCGGCATCATGCACTGGTCGGGCATGGCGCCGCCGCCGAACTGGAAGATGTTGAGCACGGCCCCCGCGGAGGAGAAGCCCGCGAACAGGGCGGACGAGGACATCCAGGAGTCCATGTAGTTCAGGCCTGCGGCAGAGGGGCTCTCGCCGTAGCGCACGCACTGCATGATGGGCTTGCTGCCGGCCTTGGCGATGGCACCAAGGGATTTTTCCTCCAGGGTGGTCAGACCGGCTTCGATATTGGCGGGGATGGGGTTGATGCTGCGGATGTCCTGGCCGGTGGCCCTGGCCTCTTCCTCCACCTTGCGCACGCAGGCAAGGAAGGTCGCGCGCTGGCCGGCATCGGCAAAGCGGCGGGCGACGATGTCTTCGGCGCCGATGACCTCGGTCGTTTCCGAGAAAATGGCCGTACCGCCGGCATCGCACAGGCGGTCGAAGACATAGCCGACGACCGGGTTCCCTGCCATGCCCGACGTGGCGTCGGAATAGCCGCATTTGACCGCAAGGCACAGTTTGCCCCAGTCAACTTCCTCACGGCGCTGGGCGCTGCACAGTTCGGCCAGGCGGCGGGCTTTCTGGATGCCGAGGCCGATGCAGGCGGCATGGCCGCCGTCACGGCTGATGAAGAGGGTCTCCACAGGCTTGCCGGAAGCCATGATGTTTTCCACGATATTTTCGTAAGTGAATTCGGCATAGCCGCCGTCAGGCTTGTTGCCCACCAGGAGCACCCCGCCCACATTGGGGTTTTTGGCCAGGCCGGTGATGACCCGGGCCATGGTCTCACGGTCGTCACGGCTGCGGCCGTTCTCGTTGGGGCCCGCATACAGGCGCGTGCCGCGCACGGAGCCGGCGATCATGTAGGCCAGCGTCGCGACGTTGCGGGTGATGCCCACCACAAGGACATGGT
This is a stretch of genomic DNA from Desulfovibrio piger. It encodes these proteins:
- a CDS encoding UxaA family hydrolase, with amino-acid sequence MKFWGFVRENGKVGIRNHVLVVGITRNVATLAYMIAGSVRGTRLYAGPNENGRSRDDRETMARVITGLAKNPNVGGVLLVGNKPDGGYAEFTYENIVENIMASGKPVETLFISRDGGHAACIGLGIQKARRLAELCSAQRREEVDWGKLCLAVKCGYSDATSGMAGNPVVGYVFDRLCDAGGTAIFSETTEVIGAEDIVARRFADAGQRATFLACVRKVEEEARATGQDIRSINPIPANIEAGLTTLEEKSLGAIAKAGSKPIMQCVRYGESPSAAGLNYMDSWMSSSALFAGFSSAGAVLNIFQFGGGAMPDQCMMPVADTGVVAPILFATGNPRAYERGRLEIDFNSGVVISEKAGIEETGEKLIRHICDIASGRMTKVETLNVREPVELYLQGPCL